A stretch of Abyssogena phaseoliformis symbiont OG214 DNA encodes these proteins:
- a CDS encoding cytochrome c gives MPVFNLSDAQVAKLIRFLRAGIKALKYDTTPIKGNIEAGQYTYEQYCQRCHGVDLKGEQGTVNFFLEKGQRSFTTSTRQSRFFIFSRRSND, from the coding sequence ATGCCTGTATTTAACTTATCTGATGCTCAGGTGGCTAAATTAATTAGATTTTTGCGTGCTGGAATCAAAGCACTAAAATACGACACAACACCCATTAAAGGTAATATTGAAGCTGGACAGTATACTTATGAGCAATATTGTCAAAGGTGCCATGGGGTTGATTTAAAGGGCGAACAGGGTACTGTAAATTTTTTTTTGGAAAAAGGACAGAGAAGTTTCACCACCAGCACTCGCCAATCAAGGTTTTTTATATTCAGTAGAAGATCAAATGATTAA
- a CDS encoding DUF302 domain-containing protein produces the protein MGEFEIGDKKQVVVRFCNFRNMQAFLKLDPRLGVMLPCRATVIEDGQGKVSVVLENYKHTVTRFNNEQMSQSAGDLIEKMQEMVEEALW, from the coding sequence TTGGGAGAGTTTGAAATTGGCGATAAAAAGCAAGTTGTGGTTCGCTTTTGTAATTTTAGGAATATGCAAGCATTTTTGAAACTAGATCCTAGATTGGGCGTTATGCTACCATGTAGAGCAACAGTTATAGAGGATGGGCAAGGCAAAGTAAGCGTAGTGCTTGAAAACTATAAGCACACAGTGACACGTTTTAATAATGAACAAATGAGCCAGTCAGCTGGTGATCTAATAGAAAAAATGCAAGAAATGGTTGAGGAAGCGTTATGGTAA
- a CDS encoding enoyl-ACP reductase FabI, translating to MGFLTGKKALIVGVASNRSIAWGIAEAMAKQGCEIALTYQNEKLKKRVDKCAVVCHSNIVIECDVASDEGIEKTFKELKNHWDNFDIIVHSVAFAPREALDGNYIQATTRENFTTAHDISSYSFTALAKAAYSMLNDNGALLTVSYLGSIRAIPNYNIMGVAKASLEANVRYMAAALGPERGIRVNAVSAGPIKTLAASGIKDFGKLLDYAADSSALKRNITTEEVGNAAAFLCSDLASGITGEITYIDSGYNFYDKGPN from the coding sequence ATGGGCTTCTTAACTGGAAAAAAAGCACTCATTGTTGGTGTGGCGTCAAATCGCTCTATTGCTTGGGGAATTGCTGAGGCTATGGCCAAACAAGGCTGTGAAATTGCACTCACCTACCAAAATGAAAAACTCAAAAAACGAGTTGATAAATGCGCCGTAGTTTGCCACTCAAATATTGTCATTGAATGTGACGTTGCTAGTGATGAGGGTATTGAAAAAACCTTTAAAGAATTAAAAAACCATTGGGATAATTTTGATATTATCGTTCATTCAGTTGCCTTTGCACCACGTGAAGCACTAGATGGTAACTATATTCAAGCAACCACTCGTGAAAATTTTACCACGGCGCATGATATTAGCTCATACAGCTTTACTGCACTTGCAAAAGCCGCTTATTCCATGCTTAATGACAATGGCGCTTTATTAACAGTTAGTTATTTAGGCAGTATTCGTGCCATTCCAAATTACAACATAATGGGTGTAGCTAAAGCCTCACTTGAAGCTAATGTTCGTTATATGGCAGCAGCCTTAGGACCTGAAAGAGGTATTCGCGTTAATGCAGTCTCAGCAGGGCCAATTAAAACTTTAGCAGCATCTGGTATTAAAGATTTTGGCAAACTGCTTGATTATGCCGCAGACAGTTCTGCACTTAAGCGCAACATAACCACTGAAGAAGTGGGTAATGCTGCTGCATTCTTGTGTTCTGATTTAGCCTCAGGCATCACTGGCGAAATAACCTATATTGATTCTGGTTATAACTTTTATGACAAGGGGCCAAATTAA
- the lspA gene encoding signal peptidase II: MKTKYYFLLVVLLVVLDQLTKLLAYEYLGIGDSIAINEFLSLTFAHNYGAAFSFLADSGGWQRYFLSSVSAIASIVISVWMLRTSLKHKFKLISLALILSGALGNMIDRIANGFVVDFIDFHYAGFNYPIFNFADIFISIGVILLIIVDWKK, from the coding sequence GTGAAAACAAAATATTATTTTTTATTAGTTGTGTTATTGGTTGTCCTTGACCAATTAACAAAATTGTTGGCTTATGAATATTTAGGCATTGGCGACTCAATTGCCATTAATGAATTTTTGTCGCTTACTTTTGCTCATAACTACGGTGCGGCGTTTAGTTTTTTGGCTGATAGTGGCGGTTGGCAGCGTTATTTTTTATCAAGTGTTTCTGCTATTGCCAGTATTGTTATCAGTGTTTGGATGCTAAGAACATCCTTGAAACACAAGTTCAAGCTCATCAGTTTAGCACTTATTTTATCAGGCGCACTTGGTAATATGATTGACCGAATTGCTAACGGGTTTGTTGTTGATTTTATTGATTTTCATTACGCTGGATTTAATTATCCAATTTTTAATTTTGCTGATATTTTTATCAGTATTGGTGTGATATTATTAATCATAGTGGATTGGAAAAAATGA
- a CDS encoding NAD(P)/FAD-dependent oxidoreductase — MSDCLVIGGGVIGMMSARMLAMAGASVTLLDQRECGKESSWAGGGIISPLYPWHYDDLTNELSFASQAVYADLCLQIFEDTGIDPQYIQSGLLMMDEYDSLLAIQWMDKYQVSYQPHVNGALFANIAQVRNPRLLQALKVDILNKGVNVIEHVQANDLLIKDNQVIGVKTKDKDCFAQDVVVCSGAWSSKWLKLADDIFPMKGQMIVLKSIKGVVENIVLDQGRYIIPRADGRILVGSTMENVGFDGRTDIGVQKSLHEFAYQRFPVLLNATIEHHWSGFRPASLSGKVILGKHEQFEHLLINTGHFRNGLNMAPASADKIKQLIINA, encoded by the coding sequence ATGAGTGATTGTTTGGTGATTGGTGGTGGTGTTATTGGCATGATGAGTGCGAGAATGCTAGCAATGGCAGGTGCTAGTGTTACCTTGTTAGACCAGCGTGAGTGTGGCAAAGAGTCATCTTGGGCGGGTGGTGGTATTATTAGCCCATTGTACCCTTGGCATTATGATGATTTGACCAATGAATTAAGTTTTGCCTCACAAGCAGTTTATGCAGATTTATGTCTGCAAATTTTTGAAGATACAGGCATTGACCCGCAATATATTCAATCTGGCTTGTTAATGATGGATGAATATGACTCGTTATTAGCGATACAATGGATGGATAAATATCAGGTTAGTTATCAGCCTCATGTTAATGGCGCCTTGTTTGCCAACATTGCTCAGGTCCGCAATCCAAGATTATTACAAGCCCTGAAGGTTGATATTTTGAATAAAGGCGTGAATGTTATTGAGCATGTTCAGGCAAATGATTTATTGATAAAAGACAACCAAGTGATTGGTGTAAAAACTAAAGATAAAGATTGTTTTGCACAAGATGTTGTTGTTTGTTCTGGCGCATGGAGTTCAAAATGGCTAAAACTTGCTGATGATATTTTTCCAATGAAAGGTCAGATGATTGTTTTAAAATCAATCAAGGGTGTGGTAGAGAACATTGTGTTAGATCAAGGCAGGTACATTATTCCAAGGGCAGATGGGCGAATATTGGTTGGCTCTACCATGGAAAATGTTGGTTTTGATGGTCGTACTGATATTGGCGTACAAAAATCACTCCACGAATTTGCTTATCAAAGATTTCCAGTTTTACTTAATGCGACAATTGAACATCACTGGTCTGGTTTTAGACCAGCAAGCCTTTCTGGCAAAGTTATACTGGGTAAGCATGAACAATTTGAACATTTATTAATAAATACTGGGCATTTTCGCAACGGCTTAAATATGGCGCCTGCCAGTGCAGATAAAATTAAACAACTGATTATCAATGCATAA
- a CDS encoding DUF1566 domain-containing protein: protein MHKIIVFLSFFACALIANAQLIKVSAQGNILESEVKNHRCMLDQQSKLVWEVKLSDKGLQDTNNTYTWFNGKSGVDNGDYSHHCHWGKNCNTQAFINALNTAKLCKQSTWRLPSESELRTLLIYGDNDLLINPNFFPNTRRKSYWSADEQDIDIAIDVPFFYGGSKSSDKSFCAHIRAVSDAY from the coding sequence ATGCATAAAATAATCGTTTTCTTATCATTCTTTGCTTGTGCTTTAATTGCCAATGCACAATTAATTAAAGTTTCGGCACAAGGAAATATCCTTGAAAGCGAGGTTAAAAATCATCGGTGTATGCTTGATCAGCAATCTAAGTTAGTATGGGAAGTTAAATTAAGCGATAAGGGATTGCAAGATACGAACAACACCTATACTTGGTTTAACGGTAAATCAGGGGTTGATAATGGCGACTATAGCCATCATTGCCATTGGGGTAAAAACTGCAATACTCAAGCGTTTATTAATGCGTTAAATACAGCTAAGTTATGCAAGCAAAGCACTTGGCGCTTACCCAGCGAGTCAGAACTCAGAACTTTATTGATTTATGGCGATAATGACTTGCTCATCAACCCAAACTTTTTTCCAAACACTAGACGCAAATCTTATTGGAGTGCAGATGAGCAAGATATTGATATTGCAATCGATGTGCCATTTTTCTATGGTGGTAGCAAAAGTTCTGACAAGTCCTTTTGTGCCCATATTCGAGCAGTGAGTGATGCTTACTAG
- the recJ gene encoding single-stranded-DNA-specific exonuclease RecJ yields the protein MLTRTIDQDLFDAYSDDIPTFLKKIYAARGINESHLSLSLVHLLKPNFLQLDVALTLLEQALVNQKRILIVGDFDCDGATASVVAVKSLRMMGAKFVDFLVPNRFEHGYGLSEEIVKLAIQEKQPDLIITVDNGISSFDGVKLAKSSNIQVIITDHHLPSKTLPEADAIINPNLKGCEFLSKNLAGVGVCFYLFSAFKTHLVKCDYFTNHKITLPDLRNVLDLVALGTVADVVKLDQNNRILVDQGIKRIQQKKCAPGILALLEISNRPSATLRASDLGFSVAPRLNAAGRLSDISRGIKCLLTEDMNDARRYAQELEVFNQKRKQEQTRMQDKAQAIVDAQEVTEDKFAISLFDASWHEGIVGIVAGKLKEDYHCPVAVFAQSGNDLKGSIRSIPSVHIKDLLDLVDRQNPDLILKFGGHAMAAGLSIKPENFAGFKQAFANAIQTHFDNQIPKVELLTDGELEAFELSLDNAQLLVDAGPWGQGFDEPIFYGEFELVEQKVVGEKHLKCRLKLKGNTQVFDAIVFFQPPLVSMQVLVAYKLSINSWRGSTSLQLMVERINA from the coding sequence ATGCTTACTAGAACAATAGACCAAGATTTATTTGATGCATATTCAGATGATATACCTACTTTTTTAAAGAAAATTTATGCCGCTCGTGGTATTAATGAGTCGCATTTATCTTTGAGTCTTGTTCATCTTTTAAAACCTAATTTTCTCCAACTAGATGTTGCACTTACTTTACTTGAACAAGCCTTAGTTAATCAAAAACGTATTTTAATTGTTGGCGATTTTGATTGTGATGGGGCGACTGCATCTGTTGTAGCAGTTAAGTCATTGCGCATGATGGGGGCAAAATTTGTTGATTTCTTAGTGCCTAATCGTTTTGAGCACGGCTATGGTTTGAGTGAGGAAATTGTAAAATTAGCCATTCAAGAAAAACAACCCGATTTGATTATTACGGTTGATAATGGCATTTCAAGTTTTGACGGAGTAAAACTGGCAAAATCATCAAATATTCAGGTGATTATCACTGATCATCATTTGCCTAGCAAAACTCTGCCTGAAGCAGATGCCATTATCAACCCTAATCTTAAAGGTTGTGAATTTTTAAGCAAAAATTTAGCAGGCGTTGGTGTGTGTTTTTACTTGTTTTCAGCTTTTAAAACTCATTTGGTCAAGTGTGATTATTTTACCAATCATAAAATCACCCTGCCAGATTTACGAAATGTGCTGGATTTAGTTGCACTTGGTACAGTAGCTGATGTAGTAAAACTTGACCAAAATAATAGAATCTTAGTTGATCAAGGCATTAAACGCATTCAACAAAAAAAATGTGCCCCAGGTATTTTGGCATTACTGGAAATCTCAAATCGACCCAGTGCAACCCTACGTGCCAGTGATTTAGGTTTTTCAGTCGCGCCACGCCTAAATGCAGCAGGGCGTTTAAGTGATATTTCTCGTGGCATTAAATGCTTGCTAACTGAAGATATGAATGATGCTAGACGTTACGCCCAAGAGCTAGAAGTCTTTAATCAAAAGCGCAAACAAGAGCAAACTCGTATGCAAGATAAGGCGCAAGCTATTGTGGATGCGCAAGAAGTAACAGAGGATAAATTTGCCATCAGCCTGTTTGATGCATCTTGGCATGAAGGTATTGTCGGCATTGTCGCTGGCAAACTTAAAGAGGATTATCATTGTCCAGTTGCGGTATTTGCCCAGTCGGGTAATGACTTAAAAGGCTCTATTCGCTCCATTCCCAGTGTACATATCAAAGATTTATTAGATTTAGTAGACAGACAAAACCCTGATTTAATTTTAAAATTTGGTGGTCATGCTATGGCAGCAGGATTAAGTATTAAGCCTGAAAATTTTGCTGGTTTTAAGCAAGCTTTTGCAAATGCCATTCAAACTCATTTTGACAATCAAATCCCCAAAGTTGAACTGTTAACCGATGGCGAATTAGAGGCGTTTGAATTGTCTTTAGACAATGCACAATTATTAGTTGATGCTGGACCTTGGGGTCAGGGGTTTGATGAACCAATTTTTTATGGTGAGTTTGAGTTGGTTGAGCAAAAAGTAGTTGGAGAAAAACACCTAAAATGTCGTTTAAAACTCAAAGGTAACACCCAAGTATTTGATGCTATTGTATTTTTTCAACCACCATTGGTATCCATGCAAGTTTTAGTAGCTTACAAACTGTCCATTAATAGTTGGCGAGGTAGTACTTCATTGCAACTAATGGTTGAGCGAATAAACGCTTAA
- the thrS gene encoding threonine--tRNA ligase has translation MPIITLPDGTQKTFEQALSVAQVAKSIGSGLAKAALAGEVDGALVDTSFLIKADANLTIITASDDKGLEVIRHSTAHLLAQATQMLYPKAQVTIGPVIDNGFYYDFAYSDGFSEGDLAKIEKNMHKLVKQNLKIERFEMGRDEAVQSFQDKGEYYKAEIIESIPADQTLSLYKQGDFIDLCRGPHVPSTAKLKAFKLIKLAGAYWRGDSNNEMLQRVYGTAWATKQDLETHLHRLEEASKRDHRKIGKIQDLFHMQEEAPGMVFWHAKGWILYQLVEQYMRGIFKDNSYQEVHTPQLIDKSLWEKSGHWDKFGDVMFTTSSENRDYAVKPMNCPAHIQIYNQGLKSYRDLPLRLAEFGSCHRNEPSGTLHGIMRVRNFVQDDGHIFCTPEQIQDEVSTFIDLTFAVYRHFGFDSVDIKLSTRPENRVGSDEVWDKAEAALEEALDTKGIKWELQEGEGAFYGPKIEFVLKDCLDRQWQCGTLQVDFSMPERLGAQFIDEDSIKQTPVMLHRAIVGSLERFVGILIEHYEGAYPCWLAPIQAVIINISEKQADVVVDMTKKLKKQGLRVISDLRNEKIGFKIREHSLQRYPYILIVGDREMEKGQISVRQRGGEDLGAMSIEAFVKKVNQETLLKKQIK, from the coding sequence ATGCCGATTATCACCCTGCCAGACGGAACCCAAAAAACATTTGAGCAAGCGCTTAGCGTTGCGCAAGTGGCAAAGTCTATTGGCTCGGGCTTGGCTAAAGCGGCATTGGCTGGCGAGGTTGATGGTGCGTTGGTTGATACATCATTTTTAATTAAGGCGGATGCTAATCTTACGATTATTACAGCGAGTGATGACAAAGGGCTTGAGGTTATTCGCCATTCTACAGCGCACTTATTGGCACAAGCCACGCAAATGCTTTATCCAAAGGCACAAGTGACAATTGGCCCTGTGATTGATAATGGTTTTTATTATGATTTTGCATATTCAGATGGTTTTTCAGAGGGTGATTTAGCCAAAATTGAAAAAAATATGCACAAACTGGTTAAGCAAAATCTTAAGATTGAAAGATTTGAGATGGGTCGTGATGAAGCGGTACAATCTTTTCAAGATAAGGGTGAGTACTATAAGGCTGAAATTATTGAATCAATTCCTGCTGATCAAACGCTGTCTTTATATAAGCAGGGAGATTTTATTGACCTTTGCCGTGGACCACATGTGCCTTCGACTGCTAAGTTAAAAGCCTTTAAACTAATAAAATTGGCAGGTGCTTACTGGCGTGGTGACTCTAATAATGAAATGTTACAACGTGTGTATGGCACGGCTTGGGCGACCAAGCAAGATTTAGAAACACATTTGCACAGATTGGAAGAAGCTTCAAAGCGCGACCATCGTAAAATTGGCAAAATTCAAGACTTGTTTCACATGCAAGAAGAAGCACCAGGTATGGTATTTTGGCATGCTAAAGGCTGGATATTGTACCAATTGGTTGAGCAATATATGCGTGGTATTTTCAAAGACAATAGCTATCAAGAAGTGCATACACCACAGTTAATTGATAAAAGCCTTTGGGAAAAATCAGGCCATTGGGATAAATTTGGCGATGTTATGTTTACCACTAGTTCTGAAAATCGTGATTATGCTGTAAAACCCATGAATTGCCCTGCACATATCCAAATTTATAACCAAGGCTTAAAATCTTATCGTGATTTACCACTACGCTTGGCAGAGTTCGGCTCGTGCCATCGCAATGAGCCTTCAGGTACGTTGCACGGTATTATGCGTGTGCGTAATTTTGTACAAGATGATGGTCATATTTTTTGTACGCCTGAACAAATCCAAGATGAAGTTTCAACCTTTATTGATTTGACTTTTGCTGTGTATAGGCATTTTGGCTTTGATAGCGTTGATATCAAACTTTCAACCCGTCCAGAAAACCGTGTGGGTTCAGACGAGGTATGGGATAAGGCCGAGGCAGCGTTAGAAGAGGCGCTTGACACTAAGGGCATTAAATGGGAGTTACAGGAGGGTGAAGGCGCATTCTACGGGCCTAAAATTGAATTTGTATTAAAAGATTGCCTAGATCGGCAGTGGCAGTGTGGTACATTGCAGGTTGATTTTTCTATGCCAGAGCGATTAGGTGCGCAATTTATTGATGAAGATAGTATAAAGCAAACCCCCGTCATGCTGCACCGTGCAATTGTAGGTTCGTTAGAACGATTTGTGGGTATTTTGATTGAACATTACGAGGGTGCATACCCTTGTTGGTTGGCACCTATTCAGGCAGTTATTATTAATATTTCTGAAAAACAAGCAGATGTTGTTGTTGATATGACTAAAAAGTTAAAAAAACAAGGGCTTAGAGTCATTTCGGACTTGCGAAATGAGAAGATAGGCTTTAAAATACGCGAGCATTCATTACAACGCTATCCTTATATTTTAATCGTGGGTGATCGTGAAATGGAGAAGGGTCAAATTTCAGTGCGCCAACGTGGCGGTGAAGATTTAGGTGCAATGAGTATTGAGGCGTTTGTAAAAAAGGTAAACCAGGAGACATTATTAAAAAAACAAATAAAGTAA
- the infC gene encoding translation initiation factor IF-3: protein MIKKTNKVKTRINDTIRVAEVRLIDAKGEQLGIVDTDIAKQKATQAGLDLVEISPNAQPPVCKIMDFGKFLYELKQQKKEAKKKQKRNTVKTIKYRPGTEEGDYQIKFKNLVKFLDNGDKVKVSIWFRGREMQHKELGMEMLDRIEKDTEEFANVEQKAKLEGRQLGMMLAPKSKKK from the coding sequence ATTATTAAAAAAACAAATAAAGTAAAAACTAGAATTAATGACACCATTAGAGTAGCAGAAGTTCGATTGATTGACGCTAAAGGCGAGCAACTTGGTATTGTTGATACCGATATTGCAAAGCAAAAAGCAACGCAGGCTGGGCTAGATTTAGTAGAGATTTCTCCCAATGCTCAGCCACCTGTTTGCAAGATTATGGATTTTGGCAAGTTTCTTTATGAATTAAAGCAACAAAAGAAAGAAGCCAAAAAGAAACAAAAAAGAAACACAGTTAAAACCATTAAGTATCGTCCAGGCACTGAAGAGGGTGATTACCAAATTAAATTTAAGAATTTGGTGAAATTTTTAGACAATGGTGACAAGGTTAAAGTTAGTATTTGGTTCCGCGGTCGCGAAATGCAACACAAGGAGCTGGGCATGGAAATGCTAGACAGAATTGAAAAGGACACAGAAGAATTTGCCAATGTAGAACAAAAGGCAAAATTAGAGGGTCGTCAGCTAGGCATGATGCTGGCACCTAAATCAAAGAAAAAGTAA
- the rpmI gene encoding 50S ribosomal protein L35 → MPKLKTNRGAAKRFKKTASGGYKCKHSHLRHILTKKSSSRKRSLRAPDTVEKADVPMVRKMLPYS, encoded by the coding sequence ATGCCAAAGTTAAAAACCAATAGAGGGGCTGCAAAGCGCTTCAAAAAAACTGCCAGTGGTGGTTATAAATGTAAACACTCTCATCTACGTCATATTCTGACTAAGAAGAGTTCTTCTAGAAAACGCAGTTTGCGCGCACCAGACACGGTTGAGAAAGCCGATGTACCGATGGTTCGTAAAATGTTACCGTATAGTTAA
- the rplT gene encoding 50S ribosomal protein L20, with protein sequence MARVSRGVQAHAKHKKILKKAKGYYGARSKVYRVAKQAVIKAGQYAYRDRRQRRRQFRRLWIVRINAEARNNGLSYSRMIDGMSKAGIEIDRKVLSDIAIFDKAAFAKIADQAKQALVA encoded by the coding sequence ATGGCAAGAGTATCAAGAGGTGTGCAAGCGCACGCTAAACATAAGAAAATTTTAAAGAAAGCTAAGGGTTATTATGGCGCAAGATCTAAAGTATATCGCGTTGCTAAACAAGCGGTTATTAAAGCAGGACAGTACGCGTATCGTGATCGCCGTCAAAGACGCCGTCAATTTCGCCGGCTTTGGATTGTGCGTATTAATGCTGAGGCACGTAATAACGGTTTAAGCTATTCAAGAATGATTGATGGCATGAGCAAAGCAGGCATTGAAATTGATCGTAAAGTTTTATCAGACATTGCTATTTTTGATAAAGCGGCATTTGCAAAAATTGCAGATCAGGCAAAACAGGCTTTAGTTGCATAA
- a CDS encoding glycine zipper 2TM domain-containing protein → MKNKIVFLALFAIFLSSCQSSMNRFTQDERGENTYSSTETGQLSSVLKGRIISIKPIKLSGSKALGAGVGTALGAVVAASVVGGERDKIPAAIVGGLLGAMAGRAIEENATAETGFEFLLKLSNGQIKAFVQKSQQGLRVGDQVYVIHGGQTVRLTRQ, encoded by the coding sequence ATGAAGAATAAAATTGTTTTTTTAGCGTTATTCGCTATATTTCTATCATCTTGTCAATCATCAATGAATCGATTTACTCAAGATGAAAGGGGTGAAAATACGTATTCTTCTACCGAAACTGGTCAATTATCTAGCGTGCTAAAGGGGCGCATTATTTCTATTAAACCTATTAAATTATCAGGCTCTAAAGCTTTAGGCGCTGGTGTTGGTACAGCTTTAGGCGCTGTTGTTGCGGCAAGTGTGGTGGGTGGTGAAAGAGATAAAATACCTGCCGCTATTGTGGGTGGTTTGCTTGGCGCTATGGCGGGTCGGGCTATTGAAGAAAATGCAACTGCTGAAACTGGGTTTGAATTTTTACTTAAGTTAAGTAATGGACAAATCAAAGCTTTTGTGCAAAAGTCTCAACAAGGGTTAAGAGTGGGCGATCAGGTTTATGTTATTCATGGCGGACAAACAGTGCGTCTGACGCGTCAATAG
- the pheS gene encoding phenylalanine--tRNA ligase subunit alpha — translation MIGAILDRAKTSIAKTQNLQELEDLRVSFLGKKGELTALLKGLGKLSKEKRPKMGEAINQAKVSIQALLTDKKNHLELIELEKRLLAEKIDVSLPGRHAEMGGLHPITITLNRIQSLFVKNGFEVALGPEIEDDFHNFTALNIPEHHPARAMHDTFYFDKNTVLRTHTSPVQIRTLEKQKPPVRIIVPGRVYRCDSDITHTPMFHQAEGLIVDKHANFAQLKGLLIDFLHAYFEKEALKVRFRPSYFPFTEPSAEADIECVICSGKGCRVCKKTGWLEVLGCGIVHPNVLSSVNIDSEVYTGLAFGIGIERLAMLRYGVNDLRLFFENDSRFLRQFR, via the coding sequence GTGATAGGCGCTATTCTTGATAGGGCTAAGACCTCTATTGCAAAAACACAAAACTTACAAGAGCTTGAAGATTTAAGAGTCAGTTTTTTAGGTAAAAAAGGCGAACTAACTGCTTTATTAAAAGGCCTAGGCAAGCTCTCAAAAGAGAAACGCCCTAAAATGGGCGAAGCCATTAATCAGGCTAAAGTTAGCATACAAGCACTACTAACTGATAAAAAAAATCACTTAGAACTTATTGAATTAGAAAAGCGCCTATTGGCAGAAAAAATTGATGTATCTTTGCCGGGGCGACATGCTGAAATGGGCGGGTTGCACCCAATCACAATAACGCTTAATCGCATTCAATCCCTATTTGTAAAAAATGGTTTTGAAGTGGCACTAGGCCCTGAAATAGAAGACGATTTTCATAATTTTACCGCGCTTAACATCCCTGAGCATCATCCAGCGCGTGCGATGCATGATACGTTTTATTTTGATAAAAATACGGTACTAAGAACGCACACATCCCCTGTGCAAATTCGCACGTTGGAAAAACAAAAACCACCAGTGCGTATCATTGTACCTGGGCGAGTTTATCGTTGCGATTCAGATATTACACACACCCCGATGTTTCATCAAGCTGAAGGCTTGATTGTTGATAAACATGCAAATTTTGCACAACTTAAAGGCTTGTTGATTGATTTTTTGCATGCTTATTTTGAAAAAGAAGCGTTGAAAGTACGCTTTCGTCCTTCGTATTTTCCATTCACTGAGCCATCTGCAGAAGCTGATATTGAATGCGTTATTTGTAGTGGTAAAGGCTGCCGAGTTTGTAAAAAAACAGGCTGGCTTGAGGTGTTAGGTTGTGGCATTGTTCATCCTAATGTGTTGTCATCAGTCAATATTGACTCAGAGGTTTATACTGGGTTGGCATTTGGTATAGGGATTGAGCGTTTGGCAATGTTGCGTTATGGTGTGAATGATTTGCGCCTTTTCTTTGAAAATGACAGTCGTTTTTTGAGGCAGTTTAGATGA